The following proteins come from a genomic window of Microbacterium sp. JZ31:
- a CDS encoding MFS transporter has translation MTDTATTRKTPVKAAVASFMGSAVEYYDFFVFGSAAALIFPHVFFPSADNAALVMSFATFAFAYVARPVGAIFLGHFGDRIGRQKVLLFTLLLMGVSTFIIGCLPSFDQVGWLAPALLVLCRLMQGLSAAGEQAGASSLTLEHAPDDRRAFFTSWTLTGTQGGQILAALIFIPVVALPDDIKYSWGWRVPFWLSAIVVIVAYIIRRSLHETPAFEDAKARGQIARLPLVPLLRDHWCDVVRVVLCATIAAVSTVFGNLALAYGKEVGLAESLTLWLVVVANIVALGTQPLFGRLADRIGRKPVYVYGALASAALMPFYMLSMSSGNTLLIFGLAILTFSFGYAAANAVWPSFYGEMFSTRVRFSGMAIGTQLGFLMAGFAPTIVTALGGVAEGGWVVISVFTAVVAVVAAVSALTARETRDVPTERLGHRADAKVLARA, from the coding sequence ATGACCGACACCGCAACGACGCGGAAGACGCCCGTGAAGGCCGCCGTGGCCAGCTTCATGGGCAGTGCCGTCGAGTACTACGACTTCTTCGTGTTCGGATCCGCCGCGGCGCTGATCTTCCCGCACGTGTTCTTCCCGTCCGCGGACAACGCGGCGCTCGTGATGTCGTTCGCGACCTTCGCGTTCGCCTACGTCGCCCGCCCCGTCGGCGCGATCTTCCTCGGGCACTTCGGCGACAGGATCGGACGGCAGAAGGTGCTGCTGTTCACCCTCCTGCTGATGGGCGTGTCCACGTTCATCATCGGCTGCCTGCCGAGCTTCGACCAGGTCGGGTGGCTCGCGCCCGCTCTGCTCGTCCTGTGCCGCCTGATGCAGGGGCTGTCGGCGGCCGGAGAGCAGGCAGGCGCCTCCTCGCTCACGCTCGAGCATGCACCGGACGACCGGCGCGCGTTCTTCACGTCGTGGACGCTGACCGGCACGCAGGGCGGGCAGATCCTCGCCGCGCTGATCTTCATCCCGGTCGTGGCGCTGCCCGACGACATCAAGTACTCGTGGGGCTGGCGCGTTCCGTTCTGGCTCAGCGCGATCGTCGTGATCGTCGCGTACATCATCCGCCGCTCGCTGCATGAGACGCCGGCATTCGAGGACGCCAAGGCGCGGGGCCAGATCGCGCGTCTCCCCCTCGTGCCGCTGCTGCGCGACCACTGGTGCGACGTGGTGCGCGTCGTCCTGTGCGCCACGATCGCGGCGGTCTCGACCGTGTTCGGCAACCTCGCGCTCGCGTACGGCAAGGAGGTCGGTCTCGCCGAGAGCCTGACGCTGTGGCTCGTGGTGGTGGCGAACATCGTCGCCCTCGGCACGCAGCCGCTGTTCGGCCGCCTCGCCGACCGCATCGGCCGCAAGCCCGTCTACGTCTACGGCGCGCTGGCGTCCGCCGCGCTCATGCCGTTCTACATGCTCTCGATGAGCAGCGGGAACACGCTGCTGATCTTCGGCCTCGCCATCCTGACGTTCTCGTTCGGCTACGCGGCGGCCAACGCCGTGTGGCCGTCGTTCTACGGCGAGATGTTCTCGACGCGGGTGCGGTTCTCGGGCATGGCGATCGGCACCCAGCTCGGCTTCCTGATGGCCGGCTTCGCCCCGACGATCGTGACGGCACTGGGCGGCGTGGCCGAGGGCGGCTGGGTCGTCATCAGCGTGTTCACCGCCGTGGTGGCCGTCGTGGCCGCGGTCAGCGCGCTCACGGCCCGCGAGACGCGGGACGTGCCCACCGAGCGGCTCGGCCACCGCGCCGACGCGAAGGTGCTGGCGCGCGCCTGA